A portion of the Choristoneura fumiferana chromosome 6, NRCan_CFum_1, whole genome shotgun sequence genome contains these proteins:
- the Mrm2 gene encoding mitochondrial rRNA methyltransferase 2 has protein sequence MWTSRSTAHASLSYTKMCFLVNCLKRLKSSQQWLSRQKADPYVEKAKICNYRCRSAFKLLEMNEKTNILTPGLTVIDLGASPGSWTQVAVQKTNADGADPKKPKGSVLAIDKLQIFPIEGAIILNNMDFSTIEAHDKVVKALGDRKVDLVLSDMAPSATGVRELDKDRILGLCYMAIRFAALVTRIDGNLLFKVWDGKEVPILEMDLERFYKSIKILKPQASRSESSEKFILARGFKGIQRPLENGRWG, from the exons atgtGGACATCGCGCTCGACTGCGCACGCTTCTTTAAGCTATACAAAAATGTGTTTCTTAGTTAATTGTCTCAAAAGGTTGAAGAGTTCTCAGCAGTGGCTAAGTCGTCAGAAAGCAGACCCTTATGTCGAAAAGGCGAAGATATGCAACTACAG aTGTCGAAGTGCTTTCAAATTACTCGAAATGAACGAAAAGACAAACATACTGACGCCAGGTCTCACTGTTATCGACCTTGGAGCATCGCCTGGATCTTGGACTCAAGTTGCAGTTCAGAAAACAAATGCTGATGGGGCTGATCCTAAAAAACCGAAAGGCTCTGTGTTGGCCATTGATAAGCTACAAATATTTCCTATAGAG GGAGCGATAATACTAAACAACATGGATTTTTCCACTATTGAAGCACATGATAAAGTAGTAAAAGCTTTAGGTGATCGAAAAGTAGATCTAGTCCTGTCAGACATGGCTCCTAGTGCCACTGGTGTCCGGGAGTTAGACAAAGATAGAATTTTAGGCCTCTGTTACATGGCCATTAGATTTGCAGCTTTAGTCACAAGAATTGATGGCAACTTGCTGTTTAAAGTTTGGGACGGTAAAGAGGTACCAATACTAGAAATGGACTTGGAAAGGTTTTATAAGagtattaaaattttgaaaccTCAAGCAAGTAGATCAGAGTCATCAGAGAAGTTTATTTTAGCCAGAGGTTTCAAAGGCATCCAGAGGCCTTTGGAAAATGGACGCTGGGGTTAG